The following proteins are co-located in the Pedobacter frigiditerrae genome:
- a CDS encoding M14 family zinc carboxypeptidase, whose protein sequence is MMIKSIIDNYDLFKEKRLKDRFFKHKDIAELLTKLPSAFELSELGKSVNGKNINLISWGKGKTKIMLWSQMHGDEATGTMALFDLFNFLQSDNKLVNLLAENCQLFVIPMVNPDGAEVFTRRNSQQIDINRDFLKETTPEAKILKQCRAEINPNFGFNLHDQITLWSVTKTLKPATLSFLAPAIDEDLSIDETRKNAMLVIADMFKDLDEYLPQHIGLFDDEFEPRAFGDNFQKAGTSTILIEAGGYQIDFEKQEIRRYYFASILSGLISIATKTYEEQDLKNYFSIPKNNKQIFHFLIHNVILNGIEVSIGINYDECPALDGLSTAKTYSIQDVGDLSFCDAYQTYSAKELNLKGEVILYQNANFELLTGDKTILSFQNGKLL, encoded by the coding sequence ATGATGATAAAGTCTATAATTGATAATTACGATTTATTTAAAGAAAAGCGGTTGAAAGACCGCTTTTTTAAGCATAAGGATATTGCTGAATTGTTGACAAAGCTTCCATCCGCTTTTGAACTTAGCGAGTTAGGCAAATCTGTAAATGGAAAAAACATCAATCTTATTAGTTGGGGAAAAGGCAAAACAAAAATTATGCTTTGGAGTCAAATGCATGGCGATGAGGCAACAGGAACAATGGCTTTATTTGACCTCTTTAACTTTTTACAGAGCGATAATAAATTAGTAAATCTGCTAGCCGAAAACTGCCAACTGTTTGTCATCCCTATGGTTAATCCGGATGGTGCAGAAGTTTTTACCAGAAGAAATAGCCAACAAATTGATATCAATAGGGATTTTTTAAAAGAAACTACACCAGAGGCTAAAATATTAAAACAATGCAGGGCTGAAATTAATCCTAATTTTGGTTTTAATCTTCATGACCAAATTACTTTATGGAGTGTTACTAAAACATTAAAACCGGCAACACTATCCTTTCTTGCTCCTGCTATTGATGAAGATTTAAGCATTGATGAAACAAGAAAAAATGCAATGCTAGTTATTGCTGATATGTTTAAGGATTTGGATGAATATTTACCACAACATATTGGCTTATTTGATGACGAATTTGAACCTCGGGCATTTGGAGATAATTTTCAAAAAGCAGGCACATCAACCATTTTGATTGAAGCAGGTGGTTATCAAATTGATTTCGAAAAGCAAGAAATTAGAAGGTACTACTTCGCTTCTATCCTATCGGGATTAATTTCTATAGCTACCAAAACTTACGAAGAACAAGACTTAAAAAATTACTTTTCTATTCCAAAGAATAACAAGCAGATTTTCCATTTCCTCATCCACAATGTGATTTTAAATGGAATTGAGGTGAGTATTGGTATAAACTACGATGAATGTCCCGCTTTGGATGGATTGAGTACAGCAAAAACTTACTCCATACAAGATGTTGGAGATTTAAGCTTCTGCGATGCTTACCAAACCTATTCTGCGAAAGAATTAAATCTAAAAGGAGAAGTCATCTTGTATCAAAATGCAAACTTTGAGTTATTGACTGGTGATAAGACGATTTTATCTTTCCAAAATGGGAAATTGCTTTAA
- a CDS encoding CTP synthase: MTKYIFVTGGVTSSLGKGIISASLAKLLQARGYRVTIQKFDPYINIDPGTLNPYEHGECYVTEDGAETDLDLGHYERFLNTPTSQANNITTGRIYQNVINKERAGDYLGKTVQVVPHITDEIKRNMRILGESGEFDIVITEIGGTVGDIESLPFVEAVRQFKWEEGANNAIVIHLTLVPYLAAAGELKTKPTQHSVKALLEYGIQPDILVCRTEHHISPEIRKKIALFCNVNVNAVVESIDASSIYSVPLLMMKEQLDKTVLSKLKLPSKNEPDMESWKDFLGRLKNPTADVRIGLVGKYVELPDAYKSITEAFIHAGAKNECKVRVEYIPSESIYDDNVKEKLSHLHGVLVAPGFGSRGIEGKITAIKYVRENEIPFFGICLGMQCAVIEYGRNVLGLKNANTTEIDENSEHPVINMMEEQKNITLKGGTMRLGAYPCDIKKGTKAFAAYGKQHITERHRHRYEFNSDYLKQYEDAGMTASGINPDSKLVEIIELKNHPFFVGGQFHPELKSTVANPHPLFVKFVAAAMEHTKKKTNRNN, encoded by the coding sequence ATGACTAAGTATATTTTTGTTACGGGCGGTGTTACTTCCTCATTAGGTAAGGGCATCATCTCCGCTTCATTAGCCAAACTTTTACAAGCAAGAGGTTATCGAGTAACCATCCAAAAATTTGACCCTTATATCAATATCGACCCAGGAACATTAAATCCTTATGAGCATGGCGAGTGTTATGTTACAGAAGATGGTGCCGAAACAGATTTGGATTTGGGTCACTATGAGCGTTTCTTGAACACCCCTACTTCACAGGCTAATAACATCACCACTGGTCGTATTTACCAAAATGTAATTAATAAGGAAAGAGCTGGAGATTATCTAGGAAAAACAGTTCAAGTTGTGCCACACATTACCGACGAAATTAAACGCAACATGCGCATTTTGGGTGAAAGTGGAGAGTTTGATATTGTCATCACAGAAATTGGTGGTACAGTTGGCGATATTGAATCTTTACCATTTGTAGAAGCTGTTCGTCAGTTTAAATGGGAAGAAGGTGCTAATAATGCAATTGTAATTCACTTAACTTTAGTTCCATATTTAGCAGCCGCTGGAGAATTAAAAACCAAACCAACGCAACACTCAGTTAAGGCGTTATTAGAATACGGCATCCAGCCTGATATCTTGGTTTGCCGTACAGAACATCATATTAGTCCAGAAATTCGTAAAAAAATTGCACTTTTTTGTAACGTTAACGTTAATGCGGTAGTCGAATCGATAGATGCATCTTCTATTTATAGTGTGCCTTTATTAATGATGAAAGAGCAATTGGACAAAACGGTACTAAGTAAATTAAAACTTCCTTCGAAAAATGAACCAGACATGGAAAGCTGGAAAGATTTCTTAGGTCGTTTAAAAAACCCAACGGCTGATGTTAGAATTGGTTTAGTTGGTAAATATGTAGAATTACCTGATGCTTATAAATCTATTACAGAAGCATTTATTCACGCAGGTGCGAAAAATGAATGTAAAGTTCGTGTAGAATATATTCCATCTGAAAGTATTTATGATGATAATGTAAAAGAAAAATTAAGTCATCTACATGGCGTTTTAGTGGCTCCTGGTTTTGGAAGCCGTGGTATTGAAGGAAAAATAACAGCCATTAAATACGTGAGAGAGAATGAAATTCCTTTTTTTGGAATTTGTTTAGGTATGCAATGTGCGGTTATTGAATATGGTAGAAACGTATTAGGGCTTAAAAATGCAAATACCACCGAAATTGATGAAAATTCTGAACATCCTGTTATTAACATGATGGAAGAGCAGAAAAACATCACTTTAAAAGGTGGAACAATGCGCTTAGGTGCTTATCCATGTGATATTAAAAAAGGCACAAAAGCTTTTGCAGCTTATGGAAAACAACACATAACTGAAAGACATAGACATCGTTATGAATTTAATAGCGATTATTTAAAGCAATATGAGGATGCTGGGATGACTGCTTCGGGTATTAACCCAGATAGCAAATTGGTAGAAATTATTGAGCTTAAAAACCACCCATTTTTTGTTGGTGGACAATTTCACCCAGAATTAAAGTCAACTGTTGCAAATCCTCACCCACTTTTTGTTAAATTTGTCGCCGCTGCGATGGAGCACACCAAAAAGAAAACTAACCGTAACAATTAA
- a CDS encoding prolyl oligopeptidase family serine peptidase has product MQKKLTFFLLLTASVAFAQKKPLDHTVYDSWESIGTKQVSNDGLWVAHGVSVQEGDANLYFQNSLNAQKIKISRGVAPSGGGAGFGGPSGFGGGSSSSLFSPDSKFAAFSIKPLFKDTRLAKIKKKKPDEMTKDTLGIANLTTLAVTKIPRVKSFKFPENGSSILAYNLEKAPDTSKKSATPGGGGARPKNDTDYLFADDEPAGAAAKEGTDLIIKNLTTGIERTYKYVTEYTFSKDGKQLVFACSGSKKDKDAKQGVFLLNNETGVLKTLVKVKGNFKNFVFDEESERLAFLGETSPEKQEIKDYNLYYNSITLDTAQILVDNDMASMPVKYAVSGDGRVNFSKDGNKIFFGIAPIKKAKDTTLVDFENAKLDIWGYKDDYLQPMQLKNADRESKRSYLTAIDIYSTDPKIVPLTDAKLPEASLVNEGNAAFVLASTDYGNRIPSQWTGGSVRDYYLVDVKTGARKKIIESLDGNASASPDGNYVIYYDKIKMLWKTYQVATGKTTVLNEGMQVKFYDEENDVPDEPSSYGIAGWMEEDKAILLYDRYDIWQFSPDGKTAPKNITAGFGRANNLTFRAQRLDPDFRFFTKKDVLWLDAFNNTNKQNGFYRKAINDSKAPELVIMAPYKYSNLVKAKNADVIVFDKGSYTASPDVYLSKDNLKTALKLSSTNPQQANYNWGTAELVKWTTPKGYKSEGILYKPENFDPSKKYPMIVYFYEKLSEGLYAYNAPSPTPSRLNIPFFVSNGYLVFAPDISYETGHPGKSAEEFINSGVESLKQNAWVDGTKIGIQGQSWGGYQVAHLITATNIYAAAWAGAPVVNMTSAYGGIRWESGMNRQFQYEKTQSRIGATLWEKPELYIENSPLFNLPKVKTPVVIMSNDADGAVPWYQGIEMFTGLKRLGKPVWLLNYNNEAHNLVQRQNRKDIQIREQQFFDYYLKGAKAPVWMVSGVPATEKGRTWGFELTDEKP; this is encoded by the coding sequence ATGCAGAAAAAATTAACCTTTTTCTTATTATTAACCGCAAGTGTTGCGTTTGCACAAAAAAAACCATTAGACCATACAGTTTATGATAGTTGGGAAAGCATAGGAACCAAACAAGTATCAAACGATGGACTTTGGGTAGCTCATGGCGTTAGTGTACAAGAAGGCGATGCTAATTTATACTTCCAAAACAGCTTAAATGCTCAAAAAATTAAAATTTCAAGAGGTGTTGCACCAAGCGGTGGTGGTGCTGGCTTTGGAGGTCCAAGTGGTTTTGGCGGAGGTTCATCATCTTCATTATTTAGCCCTGATTCAAAATTCGCTGCTTTTTCTATAAAGCCATTATTTAAAGATACTAGGTTGGCTAAAATCAAAAAGAAGAAACCAGATGAAATGACAAAAGATACTTTGGGCATTGCTAACTTAACCACATTGGCAGTAACTAAAATCCCTAGAGTTAAATCTTTCAAATTTCCTGAAAATGGATCTTCGATTTTAGCTTACAATTTAGAAAAAGCACCAGATACTTCTAAAAAGTCAGCAACTCCAGGTGGTGGAGGCGCAAGACCAAAAAATGATACTGATTATTTGTTTGCAGATGATGAGCCTGCTGGTGCAGCAGCAAAAGAAGGTACAGATTTAATCATAAAAAACTTAACAACTGGGATTGAACGCACCTATAAATATGTTACTGAATATACTTTTAGCAAAGATGGAAAACAACTAGTTTTTGCTTGTTCTGGTTCAAAAAAAGATAAGGATGCAAAACAAGGTGTGTTTTTATTGAATAACGAAACTGGGGTTCTAAAAACATTAGTTAAAGTCAAAGGAAACTTTAAAAACTTTGTTTTTGATGAAGAAAGTGAGCGTTTAGCATTTTTAGGTGAAACTAGCCCTGAAAAACAAGAAATAAAAGACTACAACCTTTACTATAACTCTATCACATTAGATACAGCTCAAATTTTAGTTGATAATGACATGGCTAGTATGCCTGTAAAATATGCAGTAAGTGGTGATGGAAGAGTAAACTTCAGTAAAGACGGAAATAAAATATTCTTTGGCATTGCTCCAATTAAAAAAGCAAAAGATACCACGCTTGTAGATTTCGAAAATGCCAAATTGGATATTTGGGGTTACAAGGATGACTATTTGCAACCAATGCAGTTAAAAAATGCAGATAGAGAATCTAAAAGAAGTTATTTAACTGCAATTGACATTTATAGTACCGACCCTAAAATTGTTCCTTTAACTGATGCAAAGTTACCTGAAGCGAGTTTAGTAAATGAAGGAAATGCCGCATTTGTATTGGCATCCACAGATTATGGCAACCGAATTCCATCTCAATGGACTGGCGGTTCTGTTAGAGATTATTATTTAGTGGATGTAAAAACGGGTGCTCGTAAAAAAATTATCGAGAGCTTAGATGGAAATGCCTCGGCATCGCCAGATGGTAATTATGTAATTTACTACGACAAGATAAAAATGTTATGGAAAACCTACCAAGTTGCTACTGGCAAAACAACAGTTTTAAACGAAGGAATGCAGGTTAAGTTCTACGATGAAGAAAATGATGTACCTGATGAACCAAGTAGCTATGGAATTGCAGGATGGATGGAAGAAGACAAAGCTATTTTACTATATGACCGTTATGATATTTGGCAATTTTCGCCCGATGGAAAAACTGCCCCAAAAAACATTACAGCTGGTTTTGGTAGGGCAAATAACTTAACTTTCAGAGCGCAAAGACTTGACCCAGATTTTAGGTTCTTTACTAAAAAAGACGTGTTGTGGTTAGATGCGTTTAACAATACCAATAAACAAAATGGTTTTTATCGCAAAGCGATTAATGATAGCAAAGCACCAGAATTAGTAATTATGGCTCCATATAAATATTCTAATTTGGTTAAAGCAAAAAATGCAGATGTTATTGTTTTTGATAAAGGAAGTTATACTGCATCGCCAGATGTTTATTTATCTAAAGACAATTTAAAAACTGCATTAAAACTAAGCAGTACAAACCCACAACAAGCTAATTACAATTGGGGAACTGCAGAATTGGTAAAATGGACTACACCAAAAGGTTATAAATCTGAAGGTATTTTGTACAAACCAGAAAACTTCGACCCAAGTAAAAAATACCCAATGATTGTTTATTTCTATGAGAAACTGTCAGAAGGTTTATATGCTTACAATGCACCATCTCCTACTCCATCTCGCTTAAACATTCCATTTTTTGTGAGTAATGGTTATTTGGTTTTCGCACCAGACATTAGTTATGAAACTGGTCACCCTGGTAAATCTGCTGAAGAATTTATCAATTCTGGTGTAGAAAGCTTAAAACAAAATGCTTGGGTTGATGGAACTAAAATAGGTATTCAGGGTCAGAGTTGGGGTGGTTACCAAGTGGCACATTTAATTACTGCTACTAATATATACGCTGCTGCTTGGGCAGGCGCTCCGGTAGTAAATATGACTTCTGCTTATGGCGGCATCCGTTGGGAAAGTGGAATGAACAGACAGTTTCAATATGAAAAAACCCAAAGTAGAATTGGTGCTACCTTATGGGAAAAACCAGAATTATATATCGAGAACTCTCCATTATTTAATTTACCAAAAGTAAAAACTCCTGTAGTTATCATGAGCAATGATGCTGATGGAGCTGTGCCTTGGTACCAAGGAATCGAGATGTTTACAGGCTTAAAACGTTTAGGTAAACCAGTTTGGTTGTTAAACTACAATAATGAAGCACATAACTTGGTTCAACGTCAAAATAGAAAGGATATTCAAATTAGAGAGCAACAGTTTTTTGATTATTATTTAAAAGGCGCAAAAGCTCCAGTTTGGATGGTTAGTGGAGTTCCTGCAACTGAAAAAGGTAGAACTTGGGGCTTTGAACTGACAGACGAAAAACCTTAA
- a CDS encoding nucleoside recognition domain-containing protein yields the protein MALSRIWSAFIIIAILVATSQLFFSDNGKGIYSRLIVGKQGDTSSTQVLDSTKLSASIITAIANNKEFKQGDLKFKKNDDNQYISYREQVADGVIQTCINAVNICIGLIGIMALFMGFMSIAEKAGGIRLLSRIIGPFFSKIFPEVPNGHPATGHMVMNFSANLLGLDNAATPFGIKAMESLQELNPNKEVASNPQIMFLCLHASGLTLIPVSIIAVRASLKVPAANPTDIFIPCMIATFVATIAAMFIVSFKQKINIFQPMILGWILGISAVIAGMVFYLVHLSTAGLQSFSGLLSNGLLLFIFLSIILGALYKKIDVFDAFIEGAKGGFETAIRIIPYLVGMLIAISLLRTSGTFDLVLNGFKTVFAALGADTRFVDGIPTALIKPLSGSGARGMMIDTMNTYGADSFAGRLASILQGSSDTTFYVIAVYFGAVNVKNSRYAVWAMLLADFVGICTAIGLCYLFFGSSL from the coding sequence ATGGCATTAAGTAGAATTTGGAGTGCATTTATAATTATTGCTATTCTGGTAGCAACATCCCAACTATTTTTTTCTGATAATGGCAAAGGGATTTACAGTAGATTAATTGTTGGTAAACAAGGAGATACATCAAGTACACAAGTATTAGATAGCACCAAATTATCAGCAAGTATTATCACTGCAATAGCTAACAACAAAGAGTTTAAACAAGGTGATCTTAAATTCAAAAAAAACGATGACAACCAATATATCTCCTACAGAGAACAAGTAGCTGATGGTGTAATTCAGACTTGCATAAATGCAGTAAACATTTGTATTGGATTAATAGGAATAATGGCGTTATTTATGGGTTTCATGAGCATAGCTGAAAAAGCTGGTGGTATTAGGTTGTTATCTAGAATTATTGGCCCATTCTTTTCAAAAATATTTCCAGAAGTTCCCAATGGGCATCCCGCAACTGGGCACATGGTGATGAATTTTTCAGCCAATTTATTAGGGTTAGACAATGCAGCAACTCCTTTTGGCATTAAAGCGATGGAAAGTTTGCAAGAATTAAACCCGAATAAGGAAGTCGCTTCCAACCCACAAATTATGTTTTTGTGTTTGCATGCGTCTGGCTTAACCTTAATTCCTGTAAGTATTATCGCGGTTAGGGCATCATTAAAGGTTCCAGCTGCAAATCCTACTGATATTTTTATTCCTTGTATGATAGCTACTTTTGTGGCTACAATTGCTGCAATGTTTATTGTTTCGTTTAAACAGAAGATAAATATTTTTCAACCAATGATTTTGGGCTGGATATTAGGGATTTCTGCTGTTATAGCAGGAATGGTATTTTATTTGGTTCATTTAAGTACTGCGGGTTTACAATCGTTTTCAGGATTATTAAGTAATGGATTATTATTATTTATATTCCTATCCATCATTTTAGGTGCTCTATATAAAAAAATTGATGTGTTCGATGCATTTATTGAAGGTGCAAAAGGTGGATTTGAGACTGCTATTAGAATCATTCCATATCTAGTTGGAATGTTAATCGCCATTAGTTTATTACGCACCAGCGGTACATTTGATTTGGTGTTAAATGGTTTTAAAACTGTTTTTGCGGCTTTAGGTGCAGATACTAGATTTGTTGATGGCATACCAACAGCATTGATTAAACCTTTAAGTGGAAGTGGTGCAAGAGGAATGATGATTGACACCATGAATACTTATGGCGCTGATTCATTTGCTGGACGATTAGCAAGTATTCTTCAAGGTTCTTCAGATACGACCTTTTATGTAATTGCAGTTTATTTTGGAGCTGTAAATGTTAAAAATAGTCGTTATGCTGTTTGGGCAATGTTATTGGCAGATTTTGTAGGCATTTGCACCGCAATAGGATTATGTTATCTGTTCTTTGGAAGTAGCCTTTAG
- a CDS encoding GLPGLI family protein: MMNKSIIILVLAFVTVSLKAQNVFVASAKITYEKKLNLQRQMADNTWLSDDAKDKMKKYVTTLWDYNFNETTSSYKAQKKDANASDMMFAFSSGQNTSEMYTDLGKSKRIIKKSIMGEDYILPDTIPNLDWKIMHDVRKIAGYDCRKAIAVINDSVYVVAFYTDEILLKGGPEGFTGLPGMILGLAIPRYNTTWFATKVESVNVPIYAISEPAKGKRADNEKEFKKLIDMYTRYDDKKNPRKIEDIKKSLYGFLLQ; this comes from the coding sequence ATGATGAATAAATCGATAATAATTTTAGTACTGGCTTTTGTAACTGTTAGTTTAAAAGCTCAAAATGTTTTTGTTGCTAGTGCAAAAATCACTTACGAAAAGAAATTAAATCTTCAACGTCAAATGGCTGATAATACTTGGCTATCTGATGATGCAAAAGATAAAATGAAAAAATATGTTACCACATTGTGGGATTATAATTTTAATGAAACCACATCAAGCTACAAAGCACAAAAGAAAGATGCCAATGCTAGTGACATGATGTTTGCTTTTTCATCAGGTCAAAATACCTCAGAAATGTATACTGATTTAGGAAAAAGTAAAAGGATTATCAAAAAATCTATAATGGGCGAAGATTATATCTTACCAGATACTATCCCTAATTTAGATTGGAAAATTATGCATGATGTTCGAAAAATTGCTGGATACGATTGTAGAAAAGCAATAGCAGTGATTAATGATAGCGTTTATGTTGTAGCCTTTTACACTGATGAAATTTTATTAAAAGGCGGTCCTGAAGGATTTACTGGTTTACCAGGAATGATTTTAGGTTTAGCAATTCCTAGATATAACACAACTTGGTTTGCAACAAAGGTAGAATCGGTAAACGTTCCTATCTATGCAATTTCTGAACCAGCAAAGGGTAAAAGAGCAGATAACGAAAAGGAATTTAAAAAGTTGATTGATATGTATACCAGATATGACGACAAAAAGAATCCCAGAAAAATAGAAGACATAAAAAAGAGCTTGTACGGTTTTTTGCTGCAGTAG
- the yidC gene encoding membrane protein insertase YidC produces the protein MDRNTFTGLFLIMVIIGASVFFMKPSEADIKKEREKITADSLAKVKASQKAPEVVATKPADAVKPDTTTLKGPFGGNINGVAETSVLENDILKLTFTNVGGKILSVELKKEVTYTKKPVILFNGKDNNKFGLNINIDGKVLNTNDLYFTKAAQTANSISMRANYSADKYIEFVYDVKAGSNNVGFNINLNGLNQVVQGNNVTLNWETTLLQQEKSHKKEQEHAAPYYKYIEKNPDHLGMGGDKKEELKEGKIEWFSFKQQFFSAVLVPQVPFEKGDLEVKILTDTGKVKWYGANMQLPYTHLAAQNYAMKFYFGDNKFDNLKAQGQEIEKQVDMGYWPLKYINRFVVLPVFQFLESFGWGYGVIILLLTVLLKLAMSPLTYKSYISMAKMRILKPEMDEIKAKVGEDNATLLQQEYLKLYKKVGVNPLGGCLPMLLQLPFVMAFFFFFPNLFELRGESFLWMHDLSTYDDFIKFGFTIPFIGDHLSLMCILMTISTLIYTYFNNQISGATGQMKYIGYIMPIIFLGVLNSYPAGLNYYYFLANMFTFLQQYLIRRMVNDEKIHAILQENKTKPQTEKKKSKFQARLDDYMRTQAQAKTQEKKGK, from the coding sequence ATGGATAGAAATACATTTACAGGACTCTTCTTAATAATGGTTATTATTGGAGCTTCTGTTTTTTTCATGAAGCCTAGCGAGGCTGATATTAAAAAAGAAAGAGAAAAAATTACTGCCGACTCATTAGCAAAAGTAAAAGCATCCCAAAAAGCACCTGAAGTTGTAGCTACAAAACCTGCAGATGCCGTTAAACCTGACACAACAACTTTAAAAGGTCCATTCGGTGGAAACATTAATGGCGTTGCAGAAACTTCAGTTTTAGAAAATGACATATTAAAATTAACCTTCACTAACGTGGGTGGTAAAATTTTATCTGTTGAATTAAAAAAAGAGGTTACTTACACTAAAAAACCTGTTATACTATTTAACGGCAAAGACAATAACAAGTTTGGTTTAAATATCAATATTGATGGTAAAGTTTTAAATACCAACGATTTATATTTTACTAAAGCTGCTCAAACTGCCAATAGCATTAGCATGCGTGCTAACTATAGCGCAGATAAGTACATTGAGTTTGTATATGATGTTAAAGCTGGAAGTAACAACGTTGGTTTCAATATAAACCTAAATGGTTTAAACCAAGTTGTACAAGGAAATAATGTTACTTTAAATTGGGAAACTACTTTATTACAACAAGAAAAATCTCATAAAAAAGAACAAGAACACGCTGCTCCGTATTACAAATACATTGAGAAAAATCCTGACCATTTAGGTATGGGTGGCGATAAAAAAGAAGAGTTAAAAGAAGGCAAAATTGAATGGTTCTCATTTAAGCAACAATTCTTCTCTGCAGTTTTAGTTCCTCAAGTTCCATTTGAAAAAGGCGATTTAGAGGTTAAAATTTTAACTGATACTGGCAAAGTAAAATGGTATGGCGCAAATATGCAATTACCATACACTCATTTAGCTGCTCAGAACTATGCTATGAAGTTTTATTTTGGCGATAATAAATTCGACAACTTAAAAGCCCAAGGCCAAGAGATTGAGAAGCAAGTTGATATGGGTTACTGGCCATTAAAATACATCAATAGATTTGTGGTATTACCTGTATTCCAATTCCTAGAAAGTTTTGGTTGGGGTTATGGTGTTATCATTTTGTTGTTAACGGTATTGCTTAAATTGGCAATGTCTCCGTTAACTTACAAATCGTACATCTCTATGGCTAAAATGAGAATTTTAAAGCCAGAAATGGATGAAATTAAAGCCAAAGTTGGTGAAGATAATGCTACACTTTTACAACAAGAATACTTAAAACTATATAAAAAGGTAGGCGTAAATCCTTTAGGTGGTTGTTTGCCAATGTTATTACAGTTACCTTTTGTAATGGCGTTCTTCTTCTTCTTCCCTAACTTGTTCGAGTTAAGAGGAGAAAGTTTCTTATGGATGCATGACTTATCAACTTATGATGATTTCATTAAGTTTGGTTTCACCATTCCATTTATTGGCGACCACTTAAGTTTAATGTGTATTTTGATGACTATTTCTACATTAATTTACACTTACTTTAACAATCAAATTTCTGGTGCTACTGGGCAGATGAAATATATTGGTTACATCATGCCAATCATTTTCCTAGGTGTTTTAAATAGCTATCCTGCTGGTTTGAACTATTACTATTTCTTAGCGAATATGTTCACTTTCTTACAGCAATACTTAATTAGAAGAATGGTTAACGATGAAAAAATTCACGCCATTTTACAGGAAAACAAAACTAAGCCACAAACTGAGAAGAAAAAATCTAAGTTTCAAGCTCGTTTAGATGATTACATGAGAACTCAGGCACAAGCTAAAACTCAAGAGAAAAAAGGTAAATAG